In candidate division WOR-3 bacterium, the genomic window GCTGATATCCTTCTAGAAGAAAATTTACCTAAAAACAAGAATGTTTTAATAATAGGCGGAGGTCTGGTAGGCGTTGATGTCGCCACAGCCCTAATCCCTTTGGGCAATAGGGTGACGATTGTTAAAAGGACTACGGATTTCGGCGGAGATATGGAGTTGATGGCTAAAACTCTTTCTCTTAAAATGATGAAAGACAAAGGGACAATTTTCAGCGAATACACTCATATAAAAAAAATCGAAGGAAGAACAGTTTTCGCCGAGAGAAACGGACAGCAAATTCGTTTTGAAGACATCGACATTATAGTCGTCTCTACCAGCATGAAGAGCTACAACCCTTTGGAAGGAAAAATAAAAGGAAGAGTGCCGGTCTGGACTATAGGAGACGCGAGAGAAGTTGGCAATGCTCAAGATGCAATTGCTGAAGCATTCGATGTTTCAAGCAGGCTTTGAAGGTGCAGAATCCGCGATTCTGATAAAGATGATTTTTTGTATATGATATAATAAATAGAAGTTTAATATTAAATAATATATCAGAAAATTTTAGGCGGTATTAAATGATAAGACAAAATGTAAGAAAAATTTTAAAGGTCCTGCCTGAAGGTGTACTACTTGTCGCGGCTTCCAAAAGAAGATCTGCCGAGGAAATTTTACAGGTGGTAGAAGCGGGTGCTCGAATAATTGGAGAAAATTACTGCGCCGAGGCGAGAAGAGCTTATGTGAAGATCGGGAAAAAGGCTCTTTGGCACTATATCGGAATACCGTCGAGAGAGAAACATGATTTGTTGAGGAAAAAATCCCTTGAAATATTCGATATGATAGAGACCGTAGATTCAGTTGAAATAGCACGGGAGATAGACAGGAAATGTCGAGATATCGGAAAAGTGATGTCGGTTTTAATTGAAGTAAACAGCGGAAAGGAAAGACAGAAGTCCGGAGTTTTCCCTGAGGACACGCGAGGCCTGGTCGAGAAGATATCTTTATTTGAGAATGTAAAAATAATGGGCTTGATGACCATGGGACCCAGGGCAGGATTGCCGGAAGATTCAAGGTCATATTTTCAGGAGACCAAAAAATTGTTCGACGAAATATCGGAATTGAACATAAAAAATGTCGAAATGAAGTATCTGTCAATGGGAATGAGCAATTCTTATCTTGTCGCTATCGAAGAAGGGGCGAACATGATCAGAATCGGCACAAAGATTTACGAAGATTCGAAACAATAAAATCTAACGTCATTTTTTAACTTTTGCGCAAATCAAAATGTGAATTTTTGGTGGTTTTAACTGATACTTGATGCCTCTTCGAATACGCGGAATTCGAATTCGGCGCTCTTTGAAAATGCGCTTTGCATACTTTCTTTGATTTGACTGTCTGAATTTTCTGCCAGAATTTCTACGATCTGTATAAACTTTTGTGTGTATTCTCTGTATTTGCCGCCTGAATAAGCGTCAATCCATTTTTTATAGGGATTGTCTTCAGCGGAATTTTCAAATACATATTCTCCCGTCCTGTTATAAACCCAAAAACAAGGCAAAAGAGCGGCCGCGGCAACTGGATATGGCGAATTGAAGGCGCTTTCAAGCAGGTAATCCGCGTAAGATTTGAATTCCGGTGATTTACTTTTTGTTTTTGGTATGTCGAAAATTTTGAATAATTCCTGTTCTAAATCTCTTTCAATGTCAAGCCCGTCCTTTGCCAACTCTATAAAAAAGTATGTTTCTTCAGGATTGTTCGCCCTGGCAGCGATTGCAGATAATGCTCTGGAGTCATCGATAATGTACAGAACATCCTGAGAAATATAGTGTGAAAACCACTTACGAGGCAACGTTCCGTCTGCAAGACGCTGAACATAATGGCATTGGAGTATTTTCTTGTATATGGGTTGAAT contains:
- a CDS encoding TenA family protein, producing the protein MAIMRPLGHNTQKFWDHIQPIYKKILQCHYVQRLADGTLPRKWFSHYISQDVLYIIDDSRALSAIAARANNPEETYFFIELAKDGLDIERDLEQELFKIFDIPKTKSKSPEFKSYADYLLESAFNSPYPVAAAALLPCFWVYNRTGEYVFENSAEDNPYKKWIDAYSGGKYREYTQKFIQIVEILAENSDSQIKESMQSAFSKSAEFEFRVFEEASSIS
- a CDS encoding YggS family pyridoxal phosphate-dependent enzyme, coding for MIRQNVRKILKVLPEGVLLVAASKRRSAEEILQVVEAGARIIGENYCAEARRAYVKIGKKALWHYIGIPSREKHDLLRKKSLEIFDMIETVDSVEIAREIDRKCRDIGKVMSVLIEVNSGKERQKSGVFPEDTRGLVEKISLFENVKIMGLMTMGPRAGLPEDSRSYFQETKKLFDEISELNIKNVEMKYLSMGMSNSYLVAIEEGANMIRIGTKIYEDSKQ